One region of Juglans regia cultivar Chandler chromosome 4, Walnut 2.0, whole genome shotgun sequence genomic DNA includes:
- the LOC109001460 gene encoding probable leucine-rich repeat receptor-like serine/threonine-protein kinase At3g14840 isoform X1, with product MVLQTHKVPTSIIFTLKTLILLLCMGVINVKAQRPLPDDEVEALKEIAAELGKKDWNFHVDPCSNDTSWATPNQKLEPRTYKNSIECNCAYPGAVCHVVGLSITTIRNDLCRLNRSFPSLYLEGQDLSGVLPTSLAKLPHIKMIDLSRNYLTGTIPSQWTSLMMLEHMSTSVNKLSGRIPSYLGKITTLRYLNVENNQFSGTVPPEIGKLVNLENLILSANFLTGELPVDLTYLTNLTELRISSNNFTGRIPDFFNSWKKLQKLEIQASGLAGPIPPSISVLSDLTELRISDLLGEGSIFPNLTSMTNMNRLMLRSCNLSGQIPPYILSESMPQLETLDLSFNRLEGNVPEFDIDEGDQTMLQHMFLTSNLLSGTLPDWIKRSDHHHELDLSYNNFSESSIPSCRETLNLFESFSGQDSSVGECPKYPRCSKDCYSVHINCGGNEVSIGDIKYEADQDQPAGAAYFDPTRDHQNWGISSTGNFWDVNMMSNSMAYMANNTSIHRMNSPELYTSARLSPLSLTYYARCLANGNYTVTLHFAEIIIRGNRSFRSLGRRIFDVYIQDKLELKDFDIENTTGGVDKALVKKVKAVVSNKVLHIRFHWAGKGTTDAPTNGTYGPLISALSIENDNPPDNGQTTIFIVTGALVLALLLILGILCWKGCIGSRISREKDLRGFDLQTGFFTYRQIKAATNNFDALNMIGEGGFGSVYKGILLDGTIIAVKKLSSKSSQGNREFVNEIGMISSLQHPNVVRLYGACVEGNQLFLVYEYMENNSLARPLFGPEQYQLKLDWPTRQKICVGIARGLAFLHEESTLRIVHRDIKTTNVLLDSKLNPKISDFGLAKLDEVENTHISTRVAGTIGYMAPEYALWGYLTYKADVYSFGVVSLEIVAGKSNMKFRPNESYVCLLDWALVLQQKGNLLELVDPKLGFEFNKEEAIRMIKVALLCTNPSPALRPTMSAVVSMLEGQTAVNEVIMDPSVYGDEFKFKALREKFDQIQHESMDSIGAESRNRSLCATWTGTSSTSAQDLYDPHYLDTP from the exons ATGGTTCTACAAACTCACAAAGTACCAACGTCGATCATCTTCACTCTTAAAACGCTCATATTGCTTCTTTGCATGGGAGTAATCAATGTCAAGGCACAAAGGCCGCTTCCTGATGATGAAG TTGAAGCCCTTAAAGAAATAGCCGCAGAGCTGGGGAAGAAGGACTGGAATTTCCATGTAGACCCATGCAGTAATGACACAAGTTGGGCAACACCAAATCAGAAATTGGAGCCAAGAACGTACAAGAATTCTATAGAATGCAATTGTGCATACCCTGGTGCTGTATGTCACGTTGTTGGACT GTCCATTACAACTATTCGGAATGACCTGTGCCGTCTGAATCGATCTTTTCCAAGCTT ATATCTTGAAGGGCAGGATCTGTCTGGTGTGCTTCCAACATCCCTGGCAAAGCTGCCTCACATAAAGATGAT TGATTTGTCTCGAAACTATCTGACTGGTACAATTCCATCCCAATGGACTTCTCTAATGATGTTGGAACATAT GTCCACTTCTGTAAACAAGTTATCGGGAAGAATTCCGAGCTACCTGGGAAAAATTACCACTCTTAGATATTT gAACGTAGAGAACAATCAGTTTTCTGGAACTGTTCCCCCTGAGATTGGAAAGTTGGTTAACTTGGAGAATCT TATTCTCAGTGCCAACTTCCTCACTGGAGAGTTGCCGGTCGATCTCACTTATCTCACAAACTTAACTGAACT TAGGATTAGCAGTAACAACTTCACGGGAAGAATACCTGATTTTTTCAATAGTTGGAAAAAGCTTCAGaaatt AGAGATCCAAGCTAGTGGTCTCGCGGGGCCTATTCCTCCAAGCATTTCTGTCTTGAGTGATTTAACTGAGCT AAGAATTAGTGACTTACTTGGTGAGGGTTCTATATTTCCGAACTTAACAAGCATGACAAACATGAATAGATT GATGTTAAGGAGCTGCAATCTTTCTGGACAAATTCCGccatacatattatcagaatcAATGCCACAACTCGAAACTCT AGATCTGAGCTTCAATAGATTGGAAGGAAATGTTCCAGAGTTTGATATTGATGAAGGAGATCAAACAATGTTGCAACACAT GTTTCTGACAAGCAACTTACTCAGCGGAACACTTCCGGACTGGATCAAACGAAGTGATCATCACCA TGAACTGGATCTTTCTTACAATAACTTCTCAGAGAGTTCTATTCCATCTTGTCGAGAAACGCT AAATTTGTTTGAAAGCTTCTCTGGACAGGACTC ATCAGTTGGCGAGTGCCCAAAGTACCCTCGTTGTTCAAAAg ACTGTTATTCAGTGCATATAAATTGCGGTGGAAACGAAGTCAGTATTGGAGACATAAAATACGAAGCAGATCAGGACCAACCTGCAGGTGCGGCATACTTTGATCCCACCAGAGATCATCAGAACTGGGGAATCAGTTCCACTGGAAACTTCTGGGATGTTAACATGATGAGCAACTCGATGGCATACATGGCAAATAATACGTCAATACACAGAATGAACAGCCCTGAATTATACACAAGCGCAcgcctctctcctctctctctcacatattATGCGCGTTGCTTGGCAAATGGAAATTATACCGTCACACTACACTTTGCAGAGATAATAATAAGAGGAAACAGATCTTTTCGAAGTCTTGGAAGACGTATATTTGATGTTTATATACAG GATAAACTGGAGTTGAAGGATTTTGATATCGAAAATACTACAGGAGGGGTCGACAAAGCTTtagttaagaaagttaaagcaGTTGTGAGTAACAAAGTCTTACATATCCGCTTTCATTGGGCTGGCAAGGGGACAACAGATGCCCCAACAAATGGAACATATGGTCCTCTCATATCGGCTCTCTCTATAGAAAATG ATAATCCCCCTGATAATGGCCAAACCACAATATTCATTGTGACTGGAGCTTTAGTGTTGGCGCTATTACTCATTTTAGGCATTCTCTGCTGGAAAGGCTGCATAGGAAGCAGGATATCGAGGGAAAAAG ACTTGAGAGGATTCGATCTGCAAACAGGTTTTTTCACTTACAGACAAATCAAAGCTGCCACTAACAACTTTGATGCTTTAAACATGATTGGGGAAGGTGGTTTTGGATCTGTATACAAG GGTATATTATTAGATGGTACCATAATTGCAGTTAAGAAACTTTcttcaaaatcaagtcaaggaaaTCGTGAATTTGTGAATGAGATAGGCATGATATCTAGTTTACAACACCCGAATGTTGTTAGATTGTATGGAGCTTGTGTGGAAGGAAATCAACTGTTCTTGGTGTATGAATACATGGAAAACAATAGTCTGGCTCGTCCTTTGTTCG GTCCAGAGCAATACCAATTAAAATTGGACTGGCCTACAAGGCAAAAAATATGCGTTGGCATTGCAAGAGGCCTAGCTTTCTTGCATGAGGAATCAACACTGAGAATTGTTCACAGAGACATTAAAACTACAAATGTGCTATTGGATTCGAAGCTTAACCCAAAGATTTCTGACTTTGGTTTGGCCAAGCTCGATGAAGTGGAAAACACCCATATCAGCACTCGAGTTGCTGGAACCAT AGGATACATGGCACCAGAATATGCATTATGGGGTTATTTAACATATAAAGCAGATGTCTATAGTTTTGGGGTTGTTTCGTTGGAAATTGTTGCGGGGAAGAGCAACATGAAATTTCGACCAAATGAAAGTTATGTTTGTCTTCTTGACTGG GCTCTTGTTCTGCAACAAAAGGGAAATCTATTGGAGCTGGTAGATCCAAAGTTAGGCTTTGAGTTCAACAAGGAGGAGGCAATTAGAATGATCAAAGTAGCTTTACTATGTACAAATCCATCTCCAGCTCTTAGACCCACAATGTCTGCAGTAGTAAGCATGCTCGAAGGCCAAACAGCTGTTAATGAAGTTATTATGGATCCAAGCGTATATGGAGACGAATTCAAGTTTAAAGCTTTAAGAGAGAAGTTCGATCAGATCCAGCATGAATCGATGGACTCAATTGGAGCCGAGAGCCGTAATCGTTCGTTATGTGCAACATGGACGGGAACTTCTTCTACATCTGCCCAGGATCTTTATGATCCACATTATCTTGATACTCCGTAA
- the LOC109001460 gene encoding probable leucine-rich repeat receptor-like serine/threonine-protein kinase At3g14840 isoform X2 gives MVLQTHKVPTSIIFTLKTLILLLCMGVINVKAQRPLPDDEVEALKEIAAELGKKDWNFHVDPCSNDTSWATPNQKLEPRTYKNSIECNCAYPGAVCHVVGLYLEGQDLSGVLPTSLAKLPHIKMIDLSRNYLTGTIPSQWTSLMMLEHMSTSVNKLSGRIPSYLGKITTLRYLNVENNQFSGTVPPEIGKLVNLENLILSANFLTGELPVDLTYLTNLTELRISSNNFTGRIPDFFNSWKKLQKLEIQASGLAGPIPPSISVLSDLTELRISDLLGEGSIFPNLTSMTNMNRLMLRSCNLSGQIPPYILSESMPQLETLDLSFNRLEGNVPEFDIDEGDQTMLQHMFLTSNLLSGTLPDWIKRSDHHHELDLSYNNFSESSIPSCRETLNLFESFSGQDSSVGECPKYPRCSKDCYSVHINCGGNEVSIGDIKYEADQDQPAGAAYFDPTRDHQNWGISSTGNFWDVNMMSNSMAYMANNTSIHRMNSPELYTSARLSPLSLTYYARCLANGNYTVTLHFAEIIIRGNRSFRSLGRRIFDVYIQDKLELKDFDIENTTGGVDKALVKKVKAVVSNKVLHIRFHWAGKGTTDAPTNGTYGPLISALSIENDNPPDNGQTTIFIVTGALVLALLLILGILCWKGCIGSRISREKDLRGFDLQTGFFTYRQIKAATNNFDALNMIGEGGFGSVYKGILLDGTIIAVKKLSSKSSQGNREFVNEIGMISSLQHPNVVRLYGACVEGNQLFLVYEYMENNSLARPLFGPEQYQLKLDWPTRQKICVGIARGLAFLHEESTLRIVHRDIKTTNVLLDSKLNPKISDFGLAKLDEVENTHISTRVAGTIGYMAPEYALWGYLTYKADVYSFGVVSLEIVAGKSNMKFRPNESYVCLLDWALVLQQKGNLLELVDPKLGFEFNKEEAIRMIKVALLCTNPSPALRPTMSAVVSMLEGQTAVNEVIMDPSVYGDEFKFKALREKFDQIQHESMDSIGAESRNRSLCATWTGTSSTSAQDLYDPHYLDTP, from the exons ATGGTTCTACAAACTCACAAAGTACCAACGTCGATCATCTTCACTCTTAAAACGCTCATATTGCTTCTTTGCATGGGAGTAATCAATGTCAAGGCACAAAGGCCGCTTCCTGATGATGAAG TTGAAGCCCTTAAAGAAATAGCCGCAGAGCTGGGGAAGAAGGACTGGAATTTCCATGTAGACCCATGCAGTAATGACACAAGTTGGGCAACACCAAATCAGAAATTGGAGCCAAGAACGTACAAGAATTCTATAGAATGCAATTGTGCATACCCTGGTGCTGTATGTCACGTTGTTGGACT ATATCTTGAAGGGCAGGATCTGTCTGGTGTGCTTCCAACATCCCTGGCAAAGCTGCCTCACATAAAGATGAT TGATTTGTCTCGAAACTATCTGACTGGTACAATTCCATCCCAATGGACTTCTCTAATGATGTTGGAACATAT GTCCACTTCTGTAAACAAGTTATCGGGAAGAATTCCGAGCTACCTGGGAAAAATTACCACTCTTAGATATTT gAACGTAGAGAACAATCAGTTTTCTGGAACTGTTCCCCCTGAGATTGGAAAGTTGGTTAACTTGGAGAATCT TATTCTCAGTGCCAACTTCCTCACTGGAGAGTTGCCGGTCGATCTCACTTATCTCACAAACTTAACTGAACT TAGGATTAGCAGTAACAACTTCACGGGAAGAATACCTGATTTTTTCAATAGTTGGAAAAAGCTTCAGaaatt AGAGATCCAAGCTAGTGGTCTCGCGGGGCCTATTCCTCCAAGCATTTCTGTCTTGAGTGATTTAACTGAGCT AAGAATTAGTGACTTACTTGGTGAGGGTTCTATATTTCCGAACTTAACAAGCATGACAAACATGAATAGATT GATGTTAAGGAGCTGCAATCTTTCTGGACAAATTCCGccatacatattatcagaatcAATGCCACAACTCGAAACTCT AGATCTGAGCTTCAATAGATTGGAAGGAAATGTTCCAGAGTTTGATATTGATGAAGGAGATCAAACAATGTTGCAACACAT GTTTCTGACAAGCAACTTACTCAGCGGAACACTTCCGGACTGGATCAAACGAAGTGATCATCACCA TGAACTGGATCTTTCTTACAATAACTTCTCAGAGAGTTCTATTCCATCTTGTCGAGAAACGCT AAATTTGTTTGAAAGCTTCTCTGGACAGGACTC ATCAGTTGGCGAGTGCCCAAAGTACCCTCGTTGTTCAAAAg ACTGTTATTCAGTGCATATAAATTGCGGTGGAAACGAAGTCAGTATTGGAGACATAAAATACGAAGCAGATCAGGACCAACCTGCAGGTGCGGCATACTTTGATCCCACCAGAGATCATCAGAACTGGGGAATCAGTTCCACTGGAAACTTCTGGGATGTTAACATGATGAGCAACTCGATGGCATACATGGCAAATAATACGTCAATACACAGAATGAACAGCCCTGAATTATACACAAGCGCAcgcctctctcctctctctctcacatattATGCGCGTTGCTTGGCAAATGGAAATTATACCGTCACACTACACTTTGCAGAGATAATAATAAGAGGAAACAGATCTTTTCGAAGTCTTGGAAGACGTATATTTGATGTTTATATACAG GATAAACTGGAGTTGAAGGATTTTGATATCGAAAATACTACAGGAGGGGTCGACAAAGCTTtagttaagaaagttaaagcaGTTGTGAGTAACAAAGTCTTACATATCCGCTTTCATTGGGCTGGCAAGGGGACAACAGATGCCCCAACAAATGGAACATATGGTCCTCTCATATCGGCTCTCTCTATAGAAAATG ATAATCCCCCTGATAATGGCCAAACCACAATATTCATTGTGACTGGAGCTTTAGTGTTGGCGCTATTACTCATTTTAGGCATTCTCTGCTGGAAAGGCTGCATAGGAAGCAGGATATCGAGGGAAAAAG ACTTGAGAGGATTCGATCTGCAAACAGGTTTTTTCACTTACAGACAAATCAAAGCTGCCACTAACAACTTTGATGCTTTAAACATGATTGGGGAAGGTGGTTTTGGATCTGTATACAAG GGTATATTATTAGATGGTACCATAATTGCAGTTAAGAAACTTTcttcaaaatcaagtcaaggaaaTCGTGAATTTGTGAATGAGATAGGCATGATATCTAGTTTACAACACCCGAATGTTGTTAGATTGTATGGAGCTTGTGTGGAAGGAAATCAACTGTTCTTGGTGTATGAATACATGGAAAACAATAGTCTGGCTCGTCCTTTGTTCG GTCCAGAGCAATACCAATTAAAATTGGACTGGCCTACAAGGCAAAAAATATGCGTTGGCATTGCAAGAGGCCTAGCTTTCTTGCATGAGGAATCAACACTGAGAATTGTTCACAGAGACATTAAAACTACAAATGTGCTATTGGATTCGAAGCTTAACCCAAAGATTTCTGACTTTGGTTTGGCCAAGCTCGATGAAGTGGAAAACACCCATATCAGCACTCGAGTTGCTGGAACCAT AGGATACATGGCACCAGAATATGCATTATGGGGTTATTTAACATATAAAGCAGATGTCTATAGTTTTGGGGTTGTTTCGTTGGAAATTGTTGCGGGGAAGAGCAACATGAAATTTCGACCAAATGAAAGTTATGTTTGTCTTCTTGACTGG GCTCTTGTTCTGCAACAAAAGGGAAATCTATTGGAGCTGGTAGATCCAAAGTTAGGCTTTGAGTTCAACAAGGAGGAGGCAATTAGAATGATCAAAGTAGCTTTACTATGTACAAATCCATCTCCAGCTCTTAGACCCACAATGTCTGCAGTAGTAAGCATGCTCGAAGGCCAAACAGCTGTTAATGAAGTTATTATGGATCCAAGCGTATATGGAGACGAATTCAAGTTTAAAGCTTTAAGAGAGAAGTTCGATCAGATCCAGCATGAATCGATGGACTCAATTGGAGCCGAGAGCCGTAATCGTTCGTTATGTGCAACATGGACGGGAACTTCTTCTACATCTGCCCAGGATCTTTATGATCCACATTATCTTGATACTCCGTAA
- the LOC109001460 gene encoding probable leucine-rich repeat receptor-like serine/threonine-protein kinase At3g14840 isoform X3 translates to MVLQTHKVPTSIIFTLKTLILLLCMGVINVKAQRPLPDDEVEALKEIAAELGKKDWNFHVDPCSNDTSWATPNQKLEPRTYKNSIECNCAYPGAVCHVVGLYLEGQDLSGVLPTSLAKLPHIKMMSTSVNKLSGRIPSYLGKITTLRYLNVENNQFSGTVPPEIGKLVNLENLILSANFLTGELPVDLTYLTNLTELRISSNNFTGRIPDFFNSWKKLQKLEIQASGLAGPIPPSISVLSDLTELRISDLLGEGSIFPNLTSMTNMNRLMLRSCNLSGQIPPYILSESMPQLETLDLSFNRLEGNVPEFDIDEGDQTMLQHMFLTSNLLSGTLPDWIKRSDHHHELDLSYNNFSESSIPSCRETLNLFESFSGQDSSVGECPKYPRCSKDCYSVHINCGGNEVSIGDIKYEADQDQPAGAAYFDPTRDHQNWGISSTGNFWDVNMMSNSMAYMANNTSIHRMNSPELYTSARLSPLSLTYYARCLANGNYTVTLHFAEIIIRGNRSFRSLGRRIFDVYIQDKLELKDFDIENTTGGVDKALVKKVKAVVSNKVLHIRFHWAGKGTTDAPTNGTYGPLISALSIENDNPPDNGQTTIFIVTGALVLALLLILGILCWKGCIGSRISREKDLRGFDLQTGFFTYRQIKAATNNFDALNMIGEGGFGSVYKGILLDGTIIAVKKLSSKSSQGNREFVNEIGMISSLQHPNVVRLYGACVEGNQLFLVYEYMENNSLARPLFGPEQYQLKLDWPTRQKICVGIARGLAFLHEESTLRIVHRDIKTTNVLLDSKLNPKISDFGLAKLDEVENTHISTRVAGTIGYMAPEYALWGYLTYKADVYSFGVVSLEIVAGKSNMKFRPNESYVCLLDWALVLQQKGNLLELVDPKLGFEFNKEEAIRMIKVALLCTNPSPALRPTMSAVVSMLEGQTAVNEVIMDPSVYGDEFKFKALREKFDQIQHESMDSIGAESRNRSLCATWTGTSSTSAQDLYDPHYLDTP, encoded by the exons ATGGTTCTACAAACTCACAAAGTACCAACGTCGATCATCTTCACTCTTAAAACGCTCATATTGCTTCTTTGCATGGGAGTAATCAATGTCAAGGCACAAAGGCCGCTTCCTGATGATGAAG TTGAAGCCCTTAAAGAAATAGCCGCAGAGCTGGGGAAGAAGGACTGGAATTTCCATGTAGACCCATGCAGTAATGACACAAGTTGGGCAACACCAAATCAGAAATTGGAGCCAAGAACGTACAAGAATTCTATAGAATGCAATTGTGCATACCCTGGTGCTGTATGTCACGTTGTTGGACT ATATCTTGAAGGGCAGGATCTGTCTGGTGTGCTTCCAACATCCCTGGCAAAGCTGCCTCACATAAAGATGAT GTCCACTTCTGTAAACAAGTTATCGGGAAGAATTCCGAGCTACCTGGGAAAAATTACCACTCTTAGATATTT gAACGTAGAGAACAATCAGTTTTCTGGAACTGTTCCCCCTGAGATTGGAAAGTTGGTTAACTTGGAGAATCT TATTCTCAGTGCCAACTTCCTCACTGGAGAGTTGCCGGTCGATCTCACTTATCTCACAAACTTAACTGAACT TAGGATTAGCAGTAACAACTTCACGGGAAGAATACCTGATTTTTTCAATAGTTGGAAAAAGCTTCAGaaatt AGAGATCCAAGCTAGTGGTCTCGCGGGGCCTATTCCTCCAAGCATTTCTGTCTTGAGTGATTTAACTGAGCT AAGAATTAGTGACTTACTTGGTGAGGGTTCTATATTTCCGAACTTAACAAGCATGACAAACATGAATAGATT GATGTTAAGGAGCTGCAATCTTTCTGGACAAATTCCGccatacatattatcagaatcAATGCCACAACTCGAAACTCT AGATCTGAGCTTCAATAGATTGGAAGGAAATGTTCCAGAGTTTGATATTGATGAAGGAGATCAAACAATGTTGCAACACAT GTTTCTGACAAGCAACTTACTCAGCGGAACACTTCCGGACTGGATCAAACGAAGTGATCATCACCA TGAACTGGATCTTTCTTACAATAACTTCTCAGAGAGTTCTATTCCATCTTGTCGAGAAACGCT AAATTTGTTTGAAAGCTTCTCTGGACAGGACTC ATCAGTTGGCGAGTGCCCAAAGTACCCTCGTTGTTCAAAAg ACTGTTATTCAGTGCATATAAATTGCGGTGGAAACGAAGTCAGTATTGGAGACATAAAATACGAAGCAGATCAGGACCAACCTGCAGGTGCGGCATACTTTGATCCCACCAGAGATCATCAGAACTGGGGAATCAGTTCCACTGGAAACTTCTGGGATGTTAACATGATGAGCAACTCGATGGCATACATGGCAAATAATACGTCAATACACAGAATGAACAGCCCTGAATTATACACAAGCGCAcgcctctctcctctctctctcacatattATGCGCGTTGCTTGGCAAATGGAAATTATACCGTCACACTACACTTTGCAGAGATAATAATAAGAGGAAACAGATCTTTTCGAAGTCTTGGAAGACGTATATTTGATGTTTATATACAG GATAAACTGGAGTTGAAGGATTTTGATATCGAAAATACTACAGGAGGGGTCGACAAAGCTTtagttaagaaagttaaagcaGTTGTGAGTAACAAAGTCTTACATATCCGCTTTCATTGGGCTGGCAAGGGGACAACAGATGCCCCAACAAATGGAACATATGGTCCTCTCATATCGGCTCTCTCTATAGAAAATG ATAATCCCCCTGATAATGGCCAAACCACAATATTCATTGTGACTGGAGCTTTAGTGTTGGCGCTATTACTCATTTTAGGCATTCTCTGCTGGAAAGGCTGCATAGGAAGCAGGATATCGAGGGAAAAAG ACTTGAGAGGATTCGATCTGCAAACAGGTTTTTTCACTTACAGACAAATCAAAGCTGCCACTAACAACTTTGATGCTTTAAACATGATTGGGGAAGGTGGTTTTGGATCTGTATACAAG GGTATATTATTAGATGGTACCATAATTGCAGTTAAGAAACTTTcttcaaaatcaagtcaaggaaaTCGTGAATTTGTGAATGAGATAGGCATGATATCTAGTTTACAACACCCGAATGTTGTTAGATTGTATGGAGCTTGTGTGGAAGGAAATCAACTGTTCTTGGTGTATGAATACATGGAAAACAATAGTCTGGCTCGTCCTTTGTTCG GTCCAGAGCAATACCAATTAAAATTGGACTGGCCTACAAGGCAAAAAATATGCGTTGGCATTGCAAGAGGCCTAGCTTTCTTGCATGAGGAATCAACACTGAGAATTGTTCACAGAGACATTAAAACTACAAATGTGCTATTGGATTCGAAGCTTAACCCAAAGATTTCTGACTTTGGTTTGGCCAAGCTCGATGAAGTGGAAAACACCCATATCAGCACTCGAGTTGCTGGAACCAT AGGATACATGGCACCAGAATATGCATTATGGGGTTATTTAACATATAAAGCAGATGTCTATAGTTTTGGGGTTGTTTCGTTGGAAATTGTTGCGGGGAAGAGCAACATGAAATTTCGACCAAATGAAAGTTATGTTTGTCTTCTTGACTGG GCTCTTGTTCTGCAACAAAAGGGAAATCTATTGGAGCTGGTAGATCCAAAGTTAGGCTTTGAGTTCAACAAGGAGGAGGCAATTAGAATGATCAAAGTAGCTTTACTATGTACAAATCCATCTCCAGCTCTTAGACCCACAATGTCTGCAGTAGTAAGCATGCTCGAAGGCCAAACAGCTGTTAATGAAGTTATTATGGATCCAAGCGTATATGGAGACGAATTCAAGTTTAAAGCTTTAAGAGAGAAGTTCGATCAGATCCAGCATGAATCGATGGACTCAATTGGAGCCGAGAGCCGTAATCGTTCGTTATGTGCAACATGGACGGGAACTTCTTCTACATCTGCCCAGGATCTTTATGATCCACATTATCTTGATACTCCGTAA